The Planctomicrobium piriforme genome segment GTTCCCCTGCATGGCTCCGGCCGAAAACCAGTAGCCGATGCCTGCCAGTAACACTGCCACGACGGCTCCGTAAATGTATTTAGGCGGGATGTCCAGCGACATCGAAGCAGACGACTTTGAGGATGCTCTCGCCTGAACCGGCGGCCGGTAGGCCGGTCGCGGCGGCGAGTAGTCCATGCTCGGACGCGGAGGTTCCGGCGGGGGGGTGTACGCGGGAGCAGGCGTGACGGGGGTCGCCTGCGGCGGCGGCGGGCTGACAGGCTCGTTTTCCAGATGTTGCTGTCTGGACGAACGGGGAACCTGAGTGTCTCCTTTGGGGACGGAAGTCGGCCGCTCGATTTGCGGGGTCTTCACGGCGGCAATTGTCGGCGCAGAGGCAGGCTTTGTCTGCTTCGCTTGTTTCGGCTTCGCCGGCATTCCACGTTGAGGCGACAGGAAGCCGGTCGATGACTCCACCTTGACGTTGGCCGCTGCTGCGATCGCCGGGGCCAGCTTGAGGATCAGCGACGCCTGCATCCAGTCGGTATGCCCGTCCTGACGAACGAGATCATGCTTGCCGATCATCCCGCGCTGGCATTGTTCCAGAAGCTGGTCGAGTGAGACCGGTCCGATTTCCTGATTGAGAACCTTGTAATACCAGTCTTCCCGCGGCGCGGGGGCGCTGGGCTTTGCGACTTCGACTTCATCCACCACGAAATCGACATCATCGATTGAGGCCCAACCGTCTTTGTTGCTGCCCTTTGAGATGGAAACCGTTGATTTCGCCGGGGCAGCGCCTGTCGAACTGAAGAACCGCGACACCTTGATCCAGACGCCGGATTCGCCGCGGCGCACTTCCGCATCTTCCGGGAGTAAGCCGGACTCATGCAGCGATTCGAGCGCAGCGTGGTCAACGGGCCCGAACTCGTGTCGCCCTTTGCGGTAGTACCAGTGGATGTCTGCGGAAGCCATAATCACTCCTGTATTCGCTGAGGCTGAGCGTGGGAGAGGCGGCGGGGAAGCATTTTCAGGCGGGAAGCGGAGAATACCTGAAGCGGGGAAGTGAAATGCGAAGAATGTGTTAAAACTGTGAGTCGGCGTCGGAGAGTCCGTTTTTCTGCCAGAGTATTCAGTTGAGTTCGCTCAAAATACTTGACCGCTTTTGTCAGCAGCTTGGCGACGATTCCTGACAACTGGATTGACGAGTCGTCGATGTCACTCAGTTCAAGTTTGAAATGCAGATCGGAGAGCCGGGACGGTCACAGATTGCCGGAATGCGTGAAAATCAGGAGATACAACTGGAGCGAAGCTGAGTTGGCGAGTTTCCGGTTTTCAAGGGACCGCAGAACGGTCCTTTTTTCACTTCCACTCCGCATTTTGCTACAACACCGACAAGCTGGTCGTTCGCCTGCTGAGCTGCGTATCGACAAGACGGAGTGACCTTTCGTCTTGTCAAAATGTTTGGGAACAGACAATTTTTTTGGCCCCTTGTGGAAAGCGCTGATGGCTGCTTCGACCTCGATTCTCGCGGAGAAACTGCACGAGTACCCCCAGCAGGATGTGATTGACGGAACGGGCGGAGGAATCGCTTCGATTCTGGACGGCTGCCTGAACAAAACCGGCGGCGTGTTGCAACTTCTGCACCGGTACGCCGGCCGGACGTTTTGCACGCCTGGGAAACGCATTCGCCTTGATGCGAAATCGTACTACCCGGACTACATGGGCGGGACCGGTCTTGATGAACTCTGGATGTGCTGTACCGTGCCCATCGTCACAGGCGTCATCGATACTCGAACGCAGAAGGCCCCGTTTCGCGAAGGGGAAGCCCAGGTTCTCACTGCGGATGGACAGACCATTTCGCTGCAGGATCTGATCGCCGCCAATCCGACGACCGTCATCGGTGAGAAGATCACCGCTTTTTCAAAATCGCTGTTCGGCGACCCGACCTGGCCGATTGTGTCGAAGAAGTTCGACAATCTGAATCCGATTCCGAATCATCTGCACTGGTCGAAATGGGAAGTGTATGACATCAACTCCTTCGACAATCCAGGAGTCAGCCCCTCGCACTATCACACGACAGCGATGGGTCTGTACTCGTTCGTGACGAAAGACCAGTTCCTCGCGTGCATGAAGCGTTTCGGAAAGGGAGAGTACAACGGAATCCGGCACCTGGCGCCGCATGTGATGATGCAACTCGACAGCGGCTTCGTGATGCCAAACGGTGTGCTGCATTCACCGACGAACCTGTGCACGCATGAACTGCACGTCACGATGGATGAGCACTTCCTGGCCGAGGATCTCACACTCGACGGACGGATCGCCGCAAAGGATGCGTTTTACGCTTGCCGGGAAGAAGACTATCCGAAGGCTCGTCATGAAGACTGGGAGTATCTGGTCGACAAGTTCGACTTCGCGGCGAACCAGGACCCCGACTTCGTCCTGAAAAACTCGCGTCCGGCCATCCCGGCCGAAGAATTCAAAGGTCACGGGGTCGACGCCAGGTGGATTGTGTACGGCGATTTCCTGGGCGACCAGAAGTGCTCGATTCTGCGGCTGACACTGCAGCCCGGCGCGAAGATAAATTTCCGCCCTGAGAGCCCGGCGCTGTTCCATACGAACGGGGGCAGCGGTCGCGTCGGAAAGCTTGGCGTGCGCTATCACCAGAATATGGTTCTCGGCGAGATCTATCCCGAGATCGGATTCATCACTCAGGCGGCGCTCGCGAACGGCGGGGTGGAAATCGAAAACACGGGGACCGAACCGTTCGTATTGACGTTCGACTTTCCGCAGAATGCCCACAGCAAGACGCCTGGCGTCGCTGCTGCCAAGTGAGACTGAGCTTGGAAGAGTTGGCGGGAGCGAAGAGTTCAGATGGAGCCTGGGGATCAGCGTTCACTCTGACGGGACGCTGATCCCTCTATTACTTTCGTGATCGCCTCGGTGTATGGCGACGGAACTACTTCGGCGGAGCTGAAACATAGTAGGAGACGTCCCAGCCGGCGCATTGCTCCATCTGTTTCGGCGTGCCGAAATAGACTCCGCCGACAGGCTTGCCTGAAACAGCGTCGTAGTAGGTTAGGTGGAGAACGCCCTGATGCTTGATCGTCAGCTTCAGTTCAAATTCTCCTGACCCGCGATTCACTCGCAGGATCTGGCGAGAATCGGTTTCTTCGGACCCGTCGCCTTTTGTCTGCGTGAGATACAGAGAGAGGTCCGCTGCGGGGCGGCTCTCTAGGCGGAATCGTCCCTGGACTGTGACGGAATCCCCTTGTTCGAGCCTGGGTGAGGTGGCTTTGACGTCGGTGATTTCAATCACATCGCCGTCATGGAAAGCTTTGGGACCGAGAACCGTTTGCACTGAGCTTTGAGTGGGCCCAGCGGCGACTGCGAACGAAGTGGCGACGAGGCAGATCAAGAAAGCTTTGCCCATGATAGGATTCTCCTGGAGTGAAATGATCGTTGCGACGAAGCAGTCGCTCCCCGGCCCAACTACGTCAACTGATATTATTGCTTCGCATCGGCTTTGCGGAGAACGCCAAGTACTCGCGGAACGTGAACAGACACCCACATTTTAGCTTTGGGTTCATGTTCCATGGCCTCAAGCAGCGGGATTGCATCTTTCGCATCGCGCATTCGTTCGAGTGAAGTGACCGCCACCCAGCGACGCTCCCAATATCCCGTTCGATCAGCCGGGGACAGCGTCTCAGACGGCGGATGCAGCCACTGCAGGACGAAATTAAGATATTCCAGGCGTTGGGGCGACAGATCAAGGCGATAGAGCGCAGCCGCAGTGTTGATCTTTTCGTCAACCTCCGCGTATGAAAGATCTGAGCGAGGAGGAACGTTGGCTGCGCTTAAAGAGTCGAACCGTTGTCTGAGTACAGCAAGGGCTGCGGGATCTCGAAACTCAATCGAACCGAGCGCATTAACGAGATACATTCTTACAACTTCATCGTCCTCGGATTGCAGATGATCGATGAGATCGGGCCCAAACGACTTCGCTTCCGGTCCAATTTTGTCGATGACATACGCTGCCCTCATTCGCACTTTTGGTTCTTTGTTCGACAAAGCCTTCGCAAGCGCGCCACGCGATTGGTCAAAGTTGCTACGAAAGAAAGAGATCTCTTTTTCGTCAGGTAACCACATTCCCTTATTTGGCCAGGACTTGAAGATCTCATCAATGCGGCTCAGCACCGCAGGGGATGTTGAATGTGTTTTCCGCTCTGGCGTTGCAGAAGAATCACCGCAGCCGAGAGTCAGCAGGCCGCAAAACAATACCGTGATAATAGTTCGGGTCATGCCAGTCGCTCCGTCGAGAGGAAACCTCAATTGACATGTGAGTCTCGTTTCACAATGACTCACTGCAGACTGGATGGGTTCTGATTTTATGGCTGATTCTCTCGATGAGCCACATCGTGACCCGAAGGGTCGCCTGAATTCAGCAAGCCCCACGCTCCTGCCTAACCGTTACTTGCCCTTCGCCTCCACCGCTTCAATCACATACCGCTGCTGCACAGGCTGGTTGATCTTGAAGATCTCGTCTTCCAGTTGAAGTGCTGCTGCGTTGTGTTGTTCGACGCGTTGTTGCAGGCCTTCCATCGCTTTTTCGGCGGAGGCCACTTTCGCGGCGAGTTCCTGGTTGGCGGGATTGGCGGCCAGGTCTTTTTTCATCCGGGCATAGCCCTGGAACTTGCTCCATTCGCCTCGCAGTTGAGCAATCGGGCCTTCGTTTCGTTTCTTGTTCAGTTCGGCCACTTTCAGCGCCTGTTGGTACTGCGGCGTTTTGTCGTTCGTTTCCAGCTCGATGCCTGAGGCGAGTTTCTCGGCCGTGTAAGTGCCGACGTCGACATCATTGATCTTGAGAGTGTATTTGCCGTCGGACAGCCCGTGGACCTGGAGTGATTCACGACTGAAGCGATGTCCCAGGTGCGTCAGTTCCGCACCCAATTGAGCTTCCGGCGGCAGTACCCAGGGGAGGGCCTTCGCGGTGAAGTTGAACGCGACGCCGCTGGTTGTGCCGGTCACGTCGCTGAGAGTTCCGTTGACGGCTTTGCCAGAAGCAGATGGTGAGACGTCAATCGTGATCTTCGAGACCAGTACCGGCAGTTCGAGATCGTGAATGATGGCGGTGGCCATCACCACCTGGCCGGGGGCGTCGGGATGAATCGCGTCTTTGATGAGCGTGAATTTGGCATCGCTTTCACGGCCTTCGAGCGTGAGGTTGTTGAGCGGGCTCCACATGTCGACAAAGCCGAGCCCGCGATCCTGCGCCATCTCGCGGAGCCATGATCCGTAAAACGCCAGCACCGGGTTATAGAGCGTGATGAATTCTTCCGAGGAACCCGGTTTGCCGTAGAGACGCTTGGCCCGGGAGTCGTACATCGTCGGCGTCATCGGGATCGCTTTGGCGCCGATGCCGTTCAGTTGATCGAGCAAGGTCGTCATGTCCTGACGATAGGTCTGAAACGTCGTTTCGTCGTAAGGGCGATACGAGCCATCGTTCATCCCCAGCAGAATCGTCACATACTTCGGTTTGTAGGCGGCCACGTCCTGATCAAACCGCTGCAGGGCATCCCATGCTCTCGCCCCGCTGACGCCTGCGTTGTGAATCTTCAGGCGGAAATGGGGAAACCGCGTGTAGAAGTAGTCTTCCACATACTGCGTATAGAGACGCTGGTGGGTGATGCTGTCCCCGAGAAAGACGATGGAATCGCCGTTCTGCAGTTCGATCTTCTCCGGTTTGAGCGGCGGGGCGGCAGGCGCCGCGGCTTCCTGGGCACTGGCCGGGGACTGACAGGACAAGACCATCACAACAGCAGCGAGCAGCACACGCATCATGGCGACGTCTCTCAGTTGGGGGATTGCCGATCGATTCAGAAATTTATAATCGATCTCCCCAGAGGCGGCCACGCGCGGGCGAGGGCAGCGTTTGCCCGTAGAAGCGAGGAGAACCGTGTGCTTATGCCCAGCGGCTGATGGGGTCACTTTTGAGAGAGCCGTTTCAATCCAGATTGAAGTCCTGCGTATTCTCTCCTGGCTTCACATCGACTGAAAGGGTTGATTCGGTGTTGTACTTCGCTGGGAGAATCTGGGTGACTTCTTTTACGAGCGAGTTTTCGATCTGCGTCGCTTTGCCTGTTTCGCGATTGCTGATGATTTCGATGCGATTGACGCCCACGGTCGCGCCGCGTTCGACGGGAATGCTGTAGGTTCCTCGCTCGATATTGGCGAAGGCCATCTTGCCGGCCACCTGACCTTTGACCGGTTTGGTGTCCGGGATGAAACGGATCAGGCCTGTCTCCAGGGGCGCGCCCTTGTAAGAGACGGCGCCTTTGACAGCAGCCTGTTGAAACTCCAGTTTCTTGCTCCCTCCGCAGCCAGCAAGGACCAGACAGAGCAGCGAGGAGCACAGCATTGTTGAGAAGTTGTTGATCAGTTGACGCATTGCGCAGCCTGTCAGTGTCTGTTGCCAGAGGGGGGTGATCGACAAGAAAGAACGGGAGCTGACTTCCCAATCAGGAATTCAGCTCTCGATTCTGCCGGAGGTTCCGGACACGGCGAATCAGAATTCGCCCAGCAGCTTGCCGTCCGCCTTGTTGCCGAGGTTTTGCCAGGTCAGCAGGTGGATGTTCTCGGAGACAAACCGCACCGCGCCATCGCCGAGGACGATATGCACGCCCCCTTCGTGGTTGCTCTGTGCATCCGCATTGTAGATCGACAACGAACGGGCACAGGCATTGATGCCGACGAGGGAATTTGGCGTGAAATTCGTCGTGTAGTTGTAAGACGGGCCGCGGTCATAGAGCATCGTGTACCAGGATCCTCCTCGCTGATCCTGAATGTTCTCAGGGGCGCCGCCGTAGACCACGTTGCCTGAGCAGGTCAGGATCTTTGTGGTATCGTAGGTCTGGCTGTCTTCATAGCGTTTCCCAATCAGGCACTCGGAGATGACCATTGTGTTGGAGGTTCCATCCAGCACGTCGGCGAAGGCTGTGCGACTGTTGGAATAGAGAATCGACGTGCCGTCACTTCTGCCTGTGTTGCCTCCGCCCCAGACGGCCTGATTTGTACTGCTGCCGGAACAGATGACGTAGCTGGTGGGGCCGAAGTTCGCACTGGGGGCTCTCCCGGTATCGCTGGGGCAGCGGAAGATCGATAGAGGAACTCTTGAAACCTGGGTATTGGCCCCATCAAAAGCAGGACTCTTCAGATCAAATCGGATCTTGTTAAACAGGGCGCCTTGATCGACGAAGGGCAGCACGCGCGCTCCCCAGCCCACGCCGCTGTATTCCCACCAGAAAGCCTGGGACGAGTCATAACACAGGCCCATGGGGAAGACGCTGTAGGCGTCGTTGTAGTTGTGCAGAGCCAGCCCGAACTGTTTGAGGTTGTTCTTGCACTGGCTGCGCCGGGCCGACTCCCGGGCCTGCTGTACCGCAGGCAGCAACAGTGCGATCAGGATGGCAATGATCGCAATGACCACCAGCAGTTCGATCAGCGTAAAGCCGCCTGTGCGGGCAGGGCGGTTTTTTCTGACAGGCTTGTCGAGCGCGCAGAGTCCTGTTGAATTGTTGTCTGGTGTCATGGAATGCCTCCGCTTCGCAGGTCAGTTACAAATGAAAGTTGCTGCAACTCAAACTTGTGTGGCTGGGTGACTTCCCACGATGGCGTCGCGGAAGCACCTGTCGAACGGGGGGCCATGCAAAAAGTGAAGAAGTTGGTCCGGCCCTGACAACGAGGAATTGGCCGCGTCGCAGAACTGGCAGGTCGGCTTCCGATTCGTCCGTCAAAAAAATGCCGGGGGCCCCGAACGACGTGCCAAGCACAGTTCCCATCAATACATCAGCATGTGATGGCCGTCAATAGGTGCGGCGCGATCAAGGTGTCATGTACTGATCTGGATTAGGTGTATTTCCTACGGCAGTCGCCGGACAATCTGTTAGCAACCAGGGCAGCCATGTTTTCTGCATCACGGAAGTGACGTTCCGGAAAAGGATTGTCATGCCTTACACCTCGGCTCACAGCCTGCAAATTCTGACCTGCTGTGTGGCGCCTCAATCGCGAGCGTTGAGCATCAACTGTCTGATCGCCCCGAGGTGATAGGCGTTGTGCCCGATCATGGCGACGAGGCCGGCGACCTGAATTGGCTGCCATGCTTCGATCGCTTGGTCTCGTTGCTGATCGAAGAAGGCCAGAACCCCTTGATACGCGGCGTGCAGATCCTCTTGTAGCTGCTCCCACGCTGCGGGACTTTGTTCGCCGACTTGAAAGCTCCCTGGCCAATCGGCAGGCGGGTTTTCGCCGTGCAGGCGTTTGAGCGTCAGCTCGAGGGTGAATTTCAGGTGAGCGGCATGGGCGGCAATCGATTTCCGTCCCGGTTTCGGCGCTGCATAGGCCTCGTCTGCGGTCAGCCCGGCCAGACTCCCGAGCACCGACATGTCGGCCGGCCCGGAGGTAATCCAGCACCAGCCTGGTTTCACTTCCCCTTCGAACGTCTCGCGATACATGTCGATGAGAGTCGGCGTCAGTTCAATTTCCATGGCATGGGCTCCAAGGGTGGGAGGAACGATGCGAACTTATTCCAGGATCCAGGGTCGCCGATCTGGGTAGTCGTGTTGGATAACCCAACTGACGTTGGAGAAATGAGATGCGACGTTCTGGTGTTGGCGGCGGATGAGTTCGTCTGACCAAGATTTCGGAAGCGATTTTAACGCATCAAAAAACGGTTGTGTGAAGATCCCGTAATCGCCATAATTACTGAGTCCGTTATCAGGGAATCCCTTGGTTGTCTCGGTTTCTGCCGCTGATTGTGCGAACCGAGACGGACGCTGGGCAAGTTTACGAGAGTCATTCTTTTCTACTGGGCAGAGACGATGAACGCATTCCAGAAAACACGGGTCCGCGCGACGGGGTTCACCCTGATCGAGTTGCTGGTGGTGATTGCCATCATCGCGATTCTGATCGCACTGCTGCTGCCTGCGGTGCAGGCAGCCCGCGAGGCGGCTCGTCGGTCGCAGTGCAAAAATAATCTCAAGCAGATCACGCTGGCGGTCCACAACTATCAGGACGCCCATCGCATCCTTCCGCCAGGCGGCATCATTCAGTTCAATACCTATCCGCTCCCTCCCATCTATGCGAAGGGGTCGCTGACGATTTTCATCCTTCCGTTTATCGATCAGGCCGGGTTGTTTAACGCCTATGATTTCAAGCCGTTGAATATCGACTCGCCAGCGCAGACGATGCCTGGCACAACGACGACGATTCGGTCTTATAAGCTGGCGGTCTACACCTGTCCCACGGATACGAACACCAATAATGCCACGGATCGCGGCAAGCTGAATTACACCGCGAGCGCCGGTCCGAGCACCATGTCTGCGACAGGCAACTGGCAGACGCCGTGCGAGTGTGCATTTCCTTTCAACGGCTTCGCCTTGCCGGGGACGCCGTCGAATGGGGTGCCTGGTCCCTTTCAGCGCGGAGGAATTTGCACATCGATGGGTGAGATCACGGACGGGCTTTCCAACACCATCTTCTTTGGCGAGACGCGGCCAGCCTGTTCCGCCAACGTGAATGCAGGTTGGGGGACCACCGACAACAGCAGCGGCCTCGGGGCCACTGTGATTCCGATTAACTATGATACTTGCGATTCGACAGCGCCGGTGACCGGCCAGGTGAACTGCGGTCGCCCCTGCAACTGGAACACGTCTCTCGGCTTCCGCTCGCTGCATGAGGGGGGCGCGCAGTTCTCGATGGGAGACGGCCGCGTGGTGTTCCTCTCAGAGAACATCGACATGACCCTGTTTCAGGCTCTGGGCGGGAAAGCAGACGGAAAGCTCGTTGGCGAATTCTGATTTGCAGGGTGGGGCGGCGGACAGGCCAGAAATGATCTTTGCGTGATGCCTGTGAGGAATTCGCGGAGGACGGAACGCATCCCTCGTGTGCAGGTCAGGCGAAAGTCGCGGCCAAGGTACTTGATTTCGCAAGTAACTCATCGCGTCGGCCGCCGTCTGACCCCCCTTTTTGTTCGAATTGGTCCGCTCTACGTCATTTTCAGCAAAATCTCGATCATTGTTTAGGACGATTGGCCTTGGCCTCCCAGCGGTCAAATGTCAATTCAGATGTCTGCCCGTCTTCGGTGACCCAGACCTTGATTGAATCAACGTCGTGAATTTTCGTTTCAGGAGTCTCTGCAGGGATGAATTTTACCATCCAGACTTTCCTGGTCAGGATCTTATCCGTGTTGTCGGCTTCAACCGGTAGTTCCAGAAGTGACTGATCGCGAAATCGAAGGCTCTCCGGTTTGACCTTTGGTTCATTCTGTTCGAAAGCACGATGTAAAGCCGCCGTTGCAAGTTCACGGATCTTGTCACCATCGAGAATCAACTTGCGGTTTTCGAGGTCTTCAAATGCAAGCATGCTGAACAGCGTCTGTTCGGATGCAGCAATCGAGAACTCGTCCAGAAGAAACTTTTCTGATGTCCACTGAGACCCATCAGGGTTCACATAAGATCTGAACTGGTAGGGACGACCTCCAAGCCCTCCGGCCTCTGGAAATAAGTTCCAGTAAAATGACCACACGAATCCGGAATCCCCAAAGTTGAAGGCAATCGCCTGCTGCAGGTGCGGACGCTGGCGGCCTTTGAGCAGGACAGTGATGAGCTCCCTCGTTGTTTGTGAGGGTCTTCCAGCCTGCACAGCTTGATCGACCGGAATGATCTTGCTCAGATCGCTAACGGCCTTCTCTTTTAATGGAAGTTGCTCGTTGCGATAGAGGAAGACAGCATCTCCAATCGGAAAGGCGTCAAGCACATTGCGGTCGAGCATCGTGTCCTGCAAATCAGGCCCAACCTGTGCTGACAGCATTCCGACATAAGAGAAAAGAGCCAGAAACGCCAAGATCGCGGTTCGCATTTGCAATGGAACGGCCTTTTCAATTCATATCGACGCGGGTGCAGAGGTTTGAACAACAGGCAGCGCCCCGATGACGTGCCCTGTCACACCCTACGACCCCCGAGATTAAAGCCCCGCGTCACTTTCAAAGAGGGGGTAAGTATCGACCGGCTCGAATTTCGTGAGTTCTGGCGGCTTGGTCGATGCGGCGGTTGCGGGATGCGCGGGGAAGAACATTCCTAGAAAGCCGAGCGAGGCGGTTTGTTGCAATGCCCGGCGTCGAGACCAGGCGGGGCCTGGGAGGGTCTTCGTGGCGATGGACTCTTGATTGTCAGGCATCGGTAAATGGTCCTGCTTGCCGTTGCGAAAGTTGTTCACGCACCTGTACTCCGTTGACGAGGGCGGCGTCTGTTTTCGAATGGATCGCCAGTGCTGCCGCCGTACCGGCAGCCTCGCCGAGCGCCATTGCTGTGACGGTGACCCGGGATGATGCCGCGGCCTCCTGCGTTGCCGAGTGGCAGCGGCCCGCTACCAGCAGGTTGGAGATTTTCTTTGGGATCAGAGTGCGGTAGGAAATGTCATACGGTTCCGGCTGAAATCCGGATCCGGTGAAGGGCTTGTCGGTGGTGGTTTGCGGCGGATGAATATCGAGGAACCAGCAGCCGGTCGCCACGGCATCGTCGTAGCGGGTGGTGTTGCGGAGGTCTTCAACAGTCAGCAGTTGTTCTCCAATAATCCGCCGCGTCTCGCGCACACCGACAAATGGTCCGCTGTTTACGAAGTAACTCTGCTCGAAGCCCGGCGTCGACTTCTTCCATTCGCGAAACATCGTCCACGCGTCCTGTCGCCCCTGGATCTCAGCCCGGGTCAGTTCCGCAGCGTCGCTGGCGTCTCCAGGGATGCGGGTGGCGTGGATGTAGGCTTCGTTGGGGGCGAAGGCAAACATGATTCCTGGCCCGTAATACTCCGGCAGGTCTCCTCGCTCACGGGCAGCGGCGAGCGACTTTTTCGCCTCGGCGTTCATTTCTTTGGTGGGAGTAACATTGCCGATGCGAAAGTGCATCGTCATGGGCATCAGCGGAGCGGATTTCTCGACCGGGCAGCCGGCCCAGGTTGCGATATCGGCGTCCCCCGTGCAGTCGATGACCTGATTCGCCTCGACTCGTACCAGGCCATCCTTGTTGGCAATGAACACCGCCGTGATGCGGCCTTCACGGGTTTCCACGTCACAGGCCAGGCTGTGGTACAGTACGCTGAGCCGTCCCTGTTCTTTCAAGATCAGTTGGTCGGCCAGGAGTTTGAATTCTTCCGTGTTGGGAACACGCACCGTCGACCAGTACTTACTGATCAGGTCGGGACGGCAGTCTTCAATGCTTTTGGCATCGGGCCCGCATGCACCAGTGGCAGCCAGCAATTCGAGTGCAATCCCCTTAACCACAAACCGGCCCGACTTCTTATCGATCAGACCGTCGAAGTAGGGGAGGCCGACGGCAGTAATAATGCCCCCGGAAAATCCTGCCCGTTCGATCAACAGCGTCTTGGCCCCGGCCCTGGCGGCAGCAAGAGCCGCGGCAATCCCGGCACAGCCGCCGCCGCAGACCAGCACGTCAGTCTTTAGAGAC includes the following:
- a CDS encoding GYF domain-containing protein, which translates into the protein MASADIHWYYRKGRHEFGPVDHAALESLHESGLLPEDAEVRRGESGVWIKVSRFFSSTGAAPAKSTVSISKGSNKDGWASIDDVDFVVDEVEVAKPSAPAPREDWYYKVLNQEIGPVSLDQLLEQCQRGMIGKHDLVRQDGHTDWMQASLILKLAPAIAAAANVKVESSTGFLSPQRGMPAKPKQAKQTKPASAPTIAAVKTPQIERPTSVPKGDTQVPRSSRQQHLENEPVSPPPPQATPVTPAPAYTPPPEPPRPSMDYSPPRPAYRPPVQARASSKSSASMSLDIPPKYIYGAVVAVLLAGIGYWFSAGAMQGNQDRELIENYTAIYQIVANIETDSELAVELEERVKPRINHLKKSLEEQFNKSRPIVKMLTESVQQDFPSLLNSKKLTEVRPAQKKMSEVVQKISAKSNS
- a CDS encoding HEAT repeat domain-containing protein yields the protein MTRTIITVLFCGLLTLGCGDSSATPERKTHSTSPAVLSRIDEIFKSWPNKGMWLPDEKEISFFRSNFDQSRGALAKALSNKEPKVRMRAAYVIDKIGPEAKSFGPDLIDHLQSEDDEVVRMYLVNALGSIEFRDPAALAVLRQRFDSLSAANVPPRSDLSYAEVDEKINTAAALYRLDLSPQRLEYLNFVLQWLHPPSETLSPADRTGYWERRWVAVTSLERMRDAKDAIPLLEAMEHEPKAKMWVSVHVPRVLGVLRKADAKQ
- a CDS encoding SGNH/GDSL hydrolase family protein, whose amino-acid sequence is MMRVLLAAVVMVLSCQSPASAQEAAAPAAPPLKPEKIELQNGDSIVFLGDSITHQRLYTQYVEDYFYTRFPHFRLKIHNAGVSGARAWDALQRFDQDVAAYKPKYVTILLGMNDGSYRPYDETTFQTYRQDMTTLLDQLNGIGAKAIPMTPTMYDSRAKRLYGKPGSSEEFITLYNPVLAFYGSWLREMAQDRGLGFVDMWSPLNNLTLEGRESDAKFTLIKDAIHPDAPGQVVMATAIIHDLELPVLVSKITIDVSPSASGKAVNGTLSDVTGTTSGVAFNFTAKALPWVLPPEAQLGAELTHLGHRFSRESLQVHGLSDGKYTLKINDVDVGTYTAEKLASGIELETNDKTPQYQQALKVAELNKKRNEGPIAQLRGEWSKFQGYARMKKDLAANPANQELAAKVASAEKAMEGLQQRVEQHNAAALQLEDEIFKINQPVQQRYVIEAVEAKGK
- a CDS encoding DUF1559 domain-containing protein produces the protein MTPDNNSTGLCALDKPVRKNRPARTGGFTLIELLVVIAIIAILIALLLPAVQQARESARRSQCKNNLKQFGLALHNYNDAYSVFPMGLCYDSSQAFWWEYSGVGWGARVLPFVDQGALFNKIRFDLKSPAFDGANTQVSRVPLSIFRCPSDTGRAPSANFGPTSYVICSGSSTNQAVWGGGNTGRSDGTSILYSNSRTAFADVLDGTSNTMVISECLIGKRYEDSQTYDTTKILTCSGNVVYGGAPENIQDQRGGSWYTMLYDRGPSYNYTTNFTPNSLVGINACARSLSIYNADAQSNHEGGVHIVLGDGAVRFVSENIHLLTWQNLGNKADGKLLGEF
- a CDS encoding DinB family protein, yielding MEIELTPTLIDMYRETFEGEVKPGWCWITSGPADMSVLGSLAGLTADEAYAAPKPGRKSIAAHAAHLKFTLELTLKRLHGENPPADWPGSFQVGEQSPAAWEQLQEDLHAAYQGVLAFFDQQRDQAIEAWQPIQVAGLVAMIGHNAYHLGAIRQLMLNARD
- a CDS encoding DUF1559 domain-containing protein; translated protein: MNAFQKTRVRATGFTLIELLVVIAIIAILIALLLPAVQAAREAARRSQCKNNLKQITLAVHNYQDAHRILPPGGIIQFNTYPLPPIYAKGSLTIFILPFIDQAGLFNAYDFKPLNIDSPAQTMPGTTTTIRSYKLAVYTCPTDTNTNNATDRGKLNYTASAGPSTMSATGNWQTPCECAFPFNGFALPGTPSNGVPGPFQRGGICTSMGEITDGLSNTIFFGETRPACSANVNAGWGTTDNSSGLGATVIPINYDTCDSTAPVTGQVNCGRPCNWNTSLGFRSLHEGGAQFSMGDGRVVFLSENIDMTLFQALGGKADGKLVGEF
- a CDS encoding FAD-dependent oxidoreductase — translated: MKSLKTDVLVCGGGCAGIAAALAAARAGAKTLLIERAGFSGGIITAVGLPYFDGLIDKKSGRFVVKGIALELLAATGACGPDAKSIEDCRPDLISKYWSTVRVPNTEEFKLLADQLILKEQGRLSVLYHSLACDVETREGRITAVFIANKDGLVRVEANQVIDCTGDADIATWAGCPVEKSAPLMPMTMHFRIGNVTPTKEMNAEAKKSLAAARERGDLPEYYGPGIMFAFAPNEAYIHATRIPGDASDAAELTRAEIQGRQDAWTMFREWKKSTPGFEQSYFVNSGPFVGVRETRRIIGEQLLTVEDLRNTTRYDDAVATGCWFLDIHPPQTTTDKPFTGSGFQPEPYDISYRTLIPKKISNLLVAGRCHSATQEAAASSRVTVTAMALGEAAGTAAALAIHSKTDAALVNGVQVREQLSQRQAGPFTDA